A genomic stretch from Schaalia odontolytica includes:
- the mtrA gene encoding MtrAB system response regulator MtrA, whose amino-acid sequence MSSRILVVDDDVALAEMIGIVLQNEGFDVVFCADGSQALAHFQEHHPDLVLLDVMLPGMDGFDVCRAIRRVSDAPIVMLTARSDTSDVVMGLEAGADDYVPKPFKPKELVARVRARLRGREDAQAEEGLALQDLSIDVAGHIVKRQGRVIALTPLEFDLLVTLARAPWKVFSREELLEQVWGYRHAADTRLVNVHVQRLRSKIERDPERPELVVTVRGVGYRAGAGAGAGA is encoded by the coding sequence ATGAGTTCGCGCATCCTGGTCGTCGACGACGACGTCGCCCTGGCCGAGATGATCGGCATTGTCCTCCAGAACGAGGGCTTCGACGTCGTCTTTTGTGCCGATGGATCGCAAGCGTTGGCCCACTTCCAGGAACACCATCCGGACCTGGTTCTGCTCGACGTAATGCTGCCCGGAATGGATGGCTTCGACGTGTGCCGAGCGATTCGACGCGTGTCGGATGCCCCGATCGTTATGTTGACCGCCCGTTCTGACACATCTGACGTGGTGATGGGCCTGGAAGCCGGAGCGGACGACTACGTGCCCAAGCCTTTCAAGCCTAAAGAGCTGGTGGCCCGCGTGCGTGCCCGCCTGCGCGGGCGTGAGGATGCGCAGGCGGAAGAGGGCCTCGCCCTGCAGGACCTGTCCATCGACGTGGCCGGGCATATCGTCAAGCGTCAGGGGCGCGTCATCGCCCTGACACCTCTTGAATTCGATCTGTTGGTGACGCTGGCGCGTGCGCCGTGGAAGGTTTTCTCGCGCGAGGAACTCCTCGAACAGGTGTGGGGCTATCGTCACGCGGCCGACACGAGGCTCGTGAACGTCCACGTGCAGCGTCTGCGTTCGAAGATCGAACGTGACCCCGAGCGCCCCGAGCTCGTTGTCACCGTCCGCGGGGTTGGGTACCGTGCAGGCGCAGGCGCAGGCGCAGGGGCGTAG